One Fibrobacter sp. UWB16 DNA window includes the following coding sequences:
- a CDS encoding UDP-N-acetylmuramoyl-L-alanyl-D-glutamate--2,6-diaminopimelate ligase, translated as MEKLSVTGLCDDSRRVKPGNLFFSIPAEGYEAFARSAIAAGAVAVVGETMAPEGLTSKWIQVPDVKAARLEAAKIFYKDPFSKLTCHAITGTNGKTTSAFLMNAMLEAEGRKTALLGTIKNKIGDKSVPASLTTPGLLDLYEFASRAVEAGCTDLVMEASSHSLHQGRVAGIKFRSGLFSNLTQDHLDYHKTMDAYFEAKKLLFTKYLADNGVAVINIDDAHGEKLFNALDCRKVAVSRLGKAKADVKPFGEIKSTEDGLEFSLPMIATEKFETPLCGDFNVDNLLLVLAWAHALCVPENAMRKAIATVRVPGRFEKVWSKDGKHVIVDYAHTPDALERVLNVARSLCRGKLSTVFGCGGDRDKTKRPIMGGIAERIADKAWLTSDNPRTEKPADIIADVRAGMTTDKFEVVENREEAIIRACAELKSGDWLVIAGKGHEDYQIIGKTKHHFDDREIAVKAMTDAEA; from the coding sequence ATGGAAAAGTTGTCCGTGACGGGGCTTTGTGATGATTCCCGCCGTGTGAAACCGGGGAATTTGTTCTTCTCCATTCCGGCGGAAGGCTATGAAGCCTTTGCCCGTAGCGCTATCGCGGCTGGTGCCGTTGCTGTTGTCGGTGAGACTATGGCTCCCGAAGGACTGACGTCCAAGTGGATCCAGGTGCCCGATGTGAAGGCTGCCCGTCTCGAAGCGGCAAAAATTTTCTACAAGGATCCGTTCAGCAAACTCACTTGCCATGCCATTACAGGCACGAACGGCAAGACGACGAGTGCGTTCCTCATGAACGCCATGCTCGAAGCGGAAGGCCGCAAGACGGCTTTGCTTGGTACCATCAAGAATAAGATTGGCGACAAGTCCGTGCCGGCATCGCTTACGACTCCGGGTCTTTTGGACCTTTATGAATTTGCATCTCGCGCTGTTGAAGCGGGTTGCACGGACCTCGTGATGGAAGCTTCTTCTCATTCGCTCCATCAGGGCCGTGTGGCTGGCATCAAGTTCAGAAGTGGACTTTTCAGCAACTTGACGCAGGACCATCTCGATTACCACAAGACGATGGATGCCTACTTCGAGGCCAAGAAATTGCTCTTTACGAAGTACCTTGCAGATAATGGCGTGGCTGTCATCAACATCGACGATGCTCACGGCGAAAAGCTCTTTAACGCTCTCGATTGCCGCAAGGTGGCTGTTTCGAGACTTGGCAAGGCAAAGGCTGACGTGAAGCCGTTTGGCGAAATCAAGAGCACCGAAGACGGTCTCGAATTTTCGCTCCCGATGATTGCAACGGAAAAGTTTGAAACTCCGCTCTGTGGCGACTTTAACGTGGACAACTTGCTACTGGTGCTTGCATGGGCCCACGCTCTCTGCGTGCCTGAAAATGCCATGCGCAAGGCTATTGCGACCGTACGCGTTCCGGGTCGCTTTGAAAAAGTCTGGAGCAAGGACGGCAAGCATGTGATTGTGGACTACGCCCACACGCCGGATGCTCTTGAACGCGTGCTGAATGTGGCTCGTAGCCTCTGCCGCGGCAAGCTTTCGACCGTGTTTGGCTGCGGTGGTGACCGTGACAAGACGAAGCGCCCGATCATGGGTGGCATTGCCGAACGCATTGCGGACAAGGCTTGGCTTACGTCGGACAATCCGCGTACCGAAAAGCCTGCAGACATCATCGCTGACGTTCGCGCCGGCATGACGACGGACAAGTTTGAAGTGGTCGAAAACCGCGAAGAAGCCATTATTCGCGCTTGTGCAGAACTCAAGAGCGGCGACTGGCTTGTGATTGCGGGCAAGGGCCACGAAGATTACCAAATCATTGGTAAGACCAAACATCATTTTGACGATCGCGAAATCGCGGTGAAGGCGATGACTGATGCTGAAGCTTGA